A genome region from Perca fluviatilis chromosome 20, GENO_Pfluv_1.0, whole genome shotgun sequence includes the following:
- the LOC120549876 gene encoding glutamate-rich protein 1 isoform X2, with product MFNTERYIDLYVDMARRKEVFQSKVLQRLYPAAPKLEKEPCPPSVVDALSKKNYVKTQASQQDTVIGDAGTTQSATNQGRRMYTVLPPPADYKTDSEKPVTLPQLESINSAEDPAEKSVHDSNEELDQDKEEVEHKRKRRRRKRKLTLHKDGAAPVSERNTVDEGGERINRNKKRKLKKKRHKEKLLSMGLMPQAAALEFTYRKDGGGEEEEEEDNERRAAEVSDFLRTTMENYMSDSSLHVDKLPLLSGTVNDLLSSITRGCHPTSVLKQLYSLKAFVQQQETDKLEKALEELHNTSPMSAEETTAVVSLFQYWITDILPMQGDKKTGLSTTHP from the exons ATGTTTAACACGGAACGTTACATAG ATTTATATGTCGATATGGCACGTAGGAAAGAAG TATTTCAATCAAAAGTACTCCAGAGGCTTTACCCTGCAGCTCCCAAACTGGAGAAAGAACCCTGCCCACCAAGCGTTGTAGATGCCTTATCCAAAAAAAACTATGTGAAAACACAAGCCTCTCAACAGGACACTGTCATTG GAGATGCAGGGACGACACAGAGTGCAACCAATCAGGGCAGGCGGATGTACACGGTCCTACCTCCTCCTGCAGACTACAAGACTGATTCAGAGAAACCTGTCACACTCCCCCAGTTAGAAAGCATAAATAGTGCTGAGGACCCAGCTG AGAAGAGCGTCCATGATAGCAACGAAGAACTAGACCAAGATAAAGAGGAAGTAGaacataaaagaaaaaggaggagaaggaaaagGAAACTAACCCTCCATAAAGATGGAGCAGCTCCAGTGAGTGAGCGCAACACAGTGGATGAGGGAGGAGAGCGCATTAACAGGAACAAGAAGAGGAAGCTGAAGAAGAAACGGCACAAAGAGAAGCTGCTCTCCATGGGTCTGATGCCCCAGGCCGCTGCCCTGGAGTTCACATACCGAaaggatggggggggggaggaggaggaggaggaggataatGAGAGGAGAGCTGCTGAGGTGTCAGACTTCCTCAGGACAACAATGGAAAACTATATGTCAGATT CCTCGTTGCATGTAGACAAGCTTCCCCTCCTGTCTGGGACAGTGAATGACCTTCTGAGCAGCATAACCCGCGGATGCCATCCCACCTCTGTCCTGAAGCAGCTGTACAGTCTCAAGGCCTTTGTTCAGCAGCAGGAGACAGACAAACTGGAAAAGGCACTGGAGGAGCTCCACAACACTTCTCCTATGTCTGCAG AGGAAACCACTGCGGTCGTTTCACTGTTCCAATACTGGATCACAGACATTCTTCCCATGCAGGGAGACAAGAAGACAGGGCTTTCTACGACGCACCCATGA
- the si:ch211-195o20.7 gene encoding cytospin-A: MGNFSSKDGHGPSGAHGDSFHTPPASPQSDGPPVIHDVPQLLPPTLPQPSPAAPVLTSSGKKVQSSTTPSSPPSEWKPHPPVSSNSSTIGSGVSPVHNKPRSIVGKEQAAFGRNGCPPTSTPRPLVSQQQAVAISPTKSPSSSWSASPVVVGSSSGQNWRERDSGLSQSLLPAHEAGGSLGEELQKLLEETSTTLGINAGLDGATNAAEILKHLLTEVKNLKSTLQTERGEWLQFQADLQVAVSVADRLRAEAEEELTVLRTAHKDVERELAASQQRQKETDMQLVTLRGELKESRQRLATLTQAPCQEPERPNGEPTNSSESKEGTHRGRERGVYKLGREGLESRSQNELRKNVVSEEAKLDCKGVAKRYLRNVTNEDRTGEEVRSSETRRTVTTERSRSLSRLPASSGSLTMQNGTSQPDTASTVGPTNKNVGQLKGRGSLDWQDSRSSTDKGKREESLNKYNSALTEVPLSKSQDGFNLLLRRHGGSKRNSLLRWCQSQTQGYENIDITNFSSSWADGLAFCAVYHTYLPSHIPYTSLTPENKRENLSLAFKTGETVGIAQTLTVEEMLRAGGPDWQRVLSYVESIYRHFEM; encoded by the exons ATGGGTAACTTTTCCAGCAAGGACGGCCATGGACCCTCAG GGGCCCATGGGGATAGTTTCCACACTCCTCCTGCTTCTCCACAGAGTGATGGGCCTCCTGTAATACACGATGTCCCCCAACTCCTACCCCCTACCTTACCTCAACCTTCCCCTGCAGCCCCGGTCCTAACATCCAGTGGGAAGAAAGTACAGTCCAGCACTACCCCTTCCAGTCCCCCTTCTGAATGGAAGCCTCATCCACCAGTCAGTTCAAATAGCTCCACCATTGGCTCTGGAGTTAGCCCCGTGCACAACAAGCCACGAAGTATTGTGGGTAAAGAGCAAGCCGCTTTTGGGAGGAATGGGTGTCCCCCTACCTCCACCCCTCGGCCTCTGGTGTCCCAGCAGCAGGCTGTGGCCATCAGCCCTACAAAGAGCCCCTCTTCTTCGTGGAGTGCCTCACCTGTGGTGGTGGGCAGCTCTTCTGGGCAGAACTGGAGGGAAAGGGACAGTGGTCTGAGTCAGTCTTTACTGCCCGCTCACGAGGCTGGGGGCAGCCTGGGTGAGGAGCTGCAGAAGCTGCTGGAGGAAACTAGTACAACACTGGGTATCAATGCCGGTCTGGATGGGGCCACGAATGCAGCAG AGATACTGAAGCATCTACTGACAGAAGTGAAGAATTTGAAGAGTACTTTACAG ACGGAGCGTGGGGAATGGCTGCAGTTCCAGGCTGACCTACAGGTGGCGGTGTCAGTGGCAGACCGTTTGAGAGCCGAAGCAGAAGAAGAGCTGACTGTGCTCCGAACGGCGCACAAGGATGTGGAGAGGGAGCTGGCTGCTTCCCAgcagagacagaaggagactGATATGCAACTGGTAACCCTGAGAGGGGAGTTAAAGGAGAGCAGGCAGAGACTGGCAACTCTCACCCAAGCTCCATGTCAGGAACCAGAGCGGCCCAATGGAGAACCAACCAACAGCTCTGAAAGCAAAGAAGGGACCCacagaggcagggagagaggggtgtACAAGTTGGGGCGAGAAGGGCTGGAGAGTAGGAGTCAGAATGAATTGAGGAAGAATGTTGTCAGCGAGGAGGCCAAACTAGACTGTAAAGGCGTGGCTAAGCGTTACCTGAGAAATGTGACCAATGAGGATAGGACTGGAGAGGAGGTGCGATCCAGCGAAACACGAAGGACGGTAACCACAGAGAGGTCAAG AAGCTTGTCCAGATTACCTGCTTCCTCAGGCTCCCTCACCATGCAGAATGGAACTTCCCAGCCCGATACTGCCTCAACAGTTGGACCTACAAACAAG AATGTGGGGCAACTAAAAGGCCGAGGAAGTCTGGATTGGCAAGACAGCAGGTCAAGCACtgacaaag GAAAACGTGAGGAGTCTCTAAATAAGTACAACTCTGCTCTCACTGAGGTGCCTCTTTCCAA GTCCCAGGATGGTTTCAACCTGCTGCTGCGTCGCCATGGAGGCTCCAAGAGAAACTCGCTGCTGCGTTGGTGTCAGAGCCAAACACAAGGCTACGAG AATATCGACATCACCAACTTCAGCAGCAGCTGGGCCGACGGTCTCGCCTTCTGTGCTGTCTACCACACCTACCTCCCCTCACACATCCCTTACACCTCTCTCACTCCAGAGAACAAG CGGGAGAATCTGAGTCTGGCATTCAAAACAGGAGAGACTGTTGGGATCGCTCAAACCCTG ACAGTAGAGGAGATGCTGAGAGCAGGAGGTCCTGACTGGCAAAGGGTCCTGAGCTACGTGGAGAGCATCTACCGTCACTTTGAGATGTGA
- the LOC120549876 gene encoding glutamate-rich protein 1 isoform X1, which translates to MARRKEVFQSKVLQRLYPAAPKLEKEPCPPSVVDALSKKNYVKTQASQQDTVIGDAGTTQSATNQGRRMYTVLPPPADYKTDSEKPVTLPQLESINSAEDPAEKSVHDSNEELDQDKEEVEHKRKRRRRKRKLTLHKDGAAPVSERNTVDEGGERINRNKKRKLKKKRHKEKLLSMGLMPQAAALEFTYRKDGGGEEEEEEDNERRAAEVSDFLRTTMENYMSDSSLHVDKLPLLSGTVNDLLSSITRGCHPTSVLKQLYSLKAFVQQQETDKLEKALEELHNTSPMSAEETTAVVSLFQYWITDILPMQGDKKTGLSTTHP; encoded by the exons ATGGCACGTAGGAAAGAAG TATTTCAATCAAAAGTACTCCAGAGGCTTTACCCTGCAGCTCCCAAACTGGAGAAAGAACCCTGCCCACCAAGCGTTGTAGATGCCTTATCCAAAAAAAACTATGTGAAAACACAAGCCTCTCAACAGGACACTGTCATTG GAGATGCAGGGACGACACAGAGTGCAACCAATCAGGGCAGGCGGATGTACACGGTCCTACCTCCTCCTGCAGACTACAAGACTGATTCAGAGAAACCTGTCACACTCCCCCAGTTAGAAAGCATAAATAGTGCTGAGGACCCAGCTG AGAAGAGCGTCCATGATAGCAACGAAGAACTAGACCAAGATAAAGAGGAAGTAGaacataaaagaaaaaggaggagaaggaaaagGAAACTAACCCTCCATAAAGATGGAGCAGCTCCAGTGAGTGAGCGCAACACAGTGGATGAGGGAGGAGAGCGCATTAACAGGAACAAGAAGAGGAAGCTGAAGAAGAAACGGCACAAAGAGAAGCTGCTCTCCATGGGTCTGATGCCCCAGGCCGCTGCCCTGGAGTTCACATACCGAaaggatggggggggggaggaggaggaggaggaggataatGAGAGGAGAGCTGCTGAGGTGTCAGACTTCCTCAGGACAACAATGGAAAACTATATGTCAGATT CCTCGTTGCATGTAGACAAGCTTCCCCTCCTGTCTGGGACAGTGAATGACCTTCTGAGCAGCATAACCCGCGGATGCCATCCCACCTCTGTCCTGAAGCAGCTGTACAGTCTCAAGGCCTTTGTTCAGCAGCAGGAGACAGACAAACTGGAAAAGGCACTGGAGGAGCTCCACAACACTTCTCCTATGTCTGCAG AGGAAACCACTGCGGTCGTTTCACTGTTCCAATACTGGATCACAGACATTCTTCCCATGCAGGGAGACAAGAAGACAGGGCTTTCTACGACGCACCCATGA